One Argiope bruennichi chromosome 5, qqArgBrue1.1, whole genome shotgun sequence DNA segment encodes these proteins:
- the LOC129969372 gene encoding retinal-binding protein-like isoform X1 — MDLSFALAITRMDSITEEEKKVINELKKRTINDVTPKLLEDASVFYRFAKARDFNLEEAEAMLRRHLSWRKEFQFDTILTDYEPPEVLKKYGASSLVCFDKEGSAVRLQDWGHLDVKGMCNAATKTEVAKFWVFLAERDRAELIKRGGNLEKPIFSPVYDLEDMTYSKAVNMRGLQYLLYGVKMLIDNFPECVKTITIINAPFYFAWIYAALKRILPTTVTQKMRIFGTEDWKEALLNDVNADDLPAYLGGNKTDPDGNPHCETIIQHGKPIPKSYYRQSGKRRLALASDAEKLTVLPFNKEEITFEVKEENSYIEWEFEIKKGDIEFSLKYKADLSENSETVELIPKQRIDTSFEYEKGCFKCDKTGYYTMVFDNYYSWLHSKEIYYRASIRIPKNDEVYEST, encoded by the exons ATG gatttatCTTTTGCCCTGGCCATAACGAGGATGGATAGCATCAccgaagaagaaaagaaagttattaatgag ttgaaaaaacgGACTATAAATGACGTGACTCCAAAATTGCTGGAAGATGCGTCTGTTTTTTACCGGTTTGCAAAAG CTCGTGATTTTAATCTGGAAGAAGCGGAAGCAATGCTGAGAAGA CATTTATCCTGGAGGAAAGAATTTCAATTCGATACTATACTTACAGATTATGAGCCGCCTGAG GTTCTTAAAAAGTATGGAGCTTCAAGCTTAGTTTGTTTTGACAAAGAAGGAAGTGCTGTAAGGCTTCAAGACTGGGGTCATCTAGATGTGAAAG GCATGTGCAATGCTGCAACAAAAACAGAAGTGGCAAAATTTTGGGTTTTCCTTGCAGAAAGGGATCGAGCGGAACTGATCAAGAGAGGCggaaat cTGGAAAAACCTATATTTTCTCCAGTTTATGATTTAGAGGATATGACATATTCAAAAGCTGTTAACATGAGAG GTCTTCAGTATTTATTGTATGGTGTGAAAATGCTTATCGACAATTTCCCTGAATGTGTCAAGACTATAACCATCATAAACG CTCCTTTTTATTTCGCTTGGATCTACGCAGCCCTAAAGCGGATCCTTCCAACTACTGTCACCCAAAAGATGCGAATATTTGGCACTG AAGATTGGAAAGAAGCCTTGTTGAATGACGTGAACGCAGACGATTTGCCGGCTTACCTCGGAGGAAACAAGACGGATCCAGACGGAAACCCACATTGTGAAACCATT atCCAACATGGGAAACCAATACCCAAGAGCTATTACAGACAAAGTGGGAAGAGAAGATTGGCTCTGGCATCTGATGCTGAAAAACTCACTGTGTTGCCGTTCaacaaagaagaaataactttcgAAGTGAAGgaagaaaattcttatattgaatgGGAGTTCGAAATTAAGAAAGGAGATATTgagttttctttgaaatacaaAGCAGACCTTTCCGAAAATTCAGAGACTGTGGAACTCATTCCTAAACAAAGAATCGATACCTCTTTCGAATATGAGAAGGGGTGCTTTAAATGTGACAAAACAGGATACT atACAATGGTTTTTGACAATTACTACAGTTGGCTCCATTCGAAAGAGATATACTACAGAGCTAGTATTAGAATTCCAAAGAACGACGAAGTATACGAGTCAACATAA
- the LOC129969372 gene encoding retinal-binding protein-like isoform X3, whose amino-acid sequence MDLSFALAITRMDSITEEEKKVINELKKRTINDVTPKLLEDASVFYRFAKARDFNLEEAEAMLRRHLSWRKEFQFDTILTDYEPPEVLKKYGASSLVCFDKEGSAVRLQDWGHLDVKGMCNAATKTEVAKFWVFLAERDRAELIKRGGNLEKPIFSPVYDLEDMTYSKAVNMRGLQYLLYGVKMLIDNFPECVKTITIINAPFYFAWIYAALKRILPTTVTQKMRIFGTDWKEALLNDVNADDLPAYLGGNKTDPDGNPHCETIIQHGKPIPKSYYRQSGKRRLALASDAEKLTVLPFNKEEITFEVKEENSYIEWEFEIKKGDIEFSLKYKADLSENSETVELIPKQRIDTSFEYEKGCFKCDKTGYYTMVFDNYYSWLHSKEIYYRASIRIPKNDEVYEST is encoded by the exons ATG gatttatCTTTTGCCCTGGCCATAACGAGGATGGATAGCATCAccgaagaagaaaagaaagttattaatgag ttgaaaaaacgGACTATAAATGACGTGACTCCAAAATTGCTGGAAGATGCGTCTGTTTTTTACCGGTTTGCAAAAG CTCGTGATTTTAATCTGGAAGAAGCGGAAGCAATGCTGAGAAGA CATTTATCCTGGAGGAAAGAATTTCAATTCGATACTATACTTACAGATTATGAGCCGCCTGAG GTTCTTAAAAAGTATGGAGCTTCAAGCTTAGTTTGTTTTGACAAAGAAGGAAGTGCTGTAAGGCTTCAAGACTGGGGTCATCTAGATGTGAAAG GCATGTGCAATGCTGCAACAAAAACAGAAGTGGCAAAATTTTGGGTTTTCCTTGCAGAAAGGGATCGAGCGGAACTGATCAAGAGAGGCggaaat cTGGAAAAACCTATATTTTCTCCAGTTTATGATTTAGAGGATATGACATATTCAAAAGCTGTTAACATGAGAG GTCTTCAGTATTTATTGTATGGTGTGAAAATGCTTATCGACAATTTCCCTGAATGTGTCAAGACTATAACCATCATAAACG CTCCTTTTTATTTCGCTTGGATCTACGCAGCCCTAAAGCGGATCCTTCCAACTACTGTCACCCAAAAGATGCGAATATTTGGCACTG ATTGGAAAGAAGCCTTGTTGAATGACGTGAACGCAGACGATTTGCCGGCTTACCTCGGAGGAAACAAGACGGATCCAGACGGAAACCCACATTGTGAAACCATT atCCAACATGGGAAACCAATACCCAAGAGCTATTACAGACAAAGTGGGAAGAGAAGATTGGCTCTGGCATCTGATGCTGAAAAACTCACTGTGTTGCCGTTCaacaaagaagaaataactttcgAAGTGAAGgaagaaaattcttatattgaatgGGAGTTCGAAATTAAGAAAGGAGATATTgagttttctttgaaatacaaAGCAGACCTTTCCGAAAATTCAGAGACTGTGGAACTCATTCCTAAACAAAGAATCGATACCTCTTTCGAATATGAGAAGGGGTGCTTTAAATGTGACAAAACAGGATACT atACAATGGTTTTTGACAATTACTACAGTTGGCTCCATTCGAAAGAGATATACTACAGAGCTAGTATTAGAATTCCAAAGAACGACGAAGTATACGAGTCAACATAA
- the LOC129969372 gene encoding retinal-binding protein-like isoform X4, which produces MDSITEEEKKVINELKKRTINDVTPKLLEDASVFYRFAKARDFNLEEAEAMLRRHLSWRKEFQFDTILTDYEPPEVLKKYGASSLVCFDKEGSAVRLQDWGHLDVKGMCNAATKTEVAKFWVFLAERDRAELIKRGGNLEKPIFSPVYDLEDMTYSKAVNMRGLQYLLYGVKMLIDNFPECVKTITIINAPFYFAWIYAALKRILPTTVTQKMRIFGTEDWKEALLNDVNADDLPAYLGGNKTDPDGNPHCETIIQHGKPIPKSYYRQSGKRRLALASDAEKLTVLPFNKEEITFEVKEENSYIEWEFEIKKGDIEFSLKYKADLSENSETVELIPKQRIDTSFEYEKGCFKCDKTGYYTMVFDNYYSWLHSKEIYYRASIRIPKNDEVYEST; this is translated from the exons ATGGATAGCATCAccgaagaagaaaagaaagttattaatgag ttgaaaaaacgGACTATAAATGACGTGACTCCAAAATTGCTGGAAGATGCGTCTGTTTTTTACCGGTTTGCAAAAG CTCGTGATTTTAATCTGGAAGAAGCGGAAGCAATGCTGAGAAGA CATTTATCCTGGAGGAAAGAATTTCAATTCGATACTATACTTACAGATTATGAGCCGCCTGAG GTTCTTAAAAAGTATGGAGCTTCAAGCTTAGTTTGTTTTGACAAAGAAGGAAGTGCTGTAAGGCTTCAAGACTGGGGTCATCTAGATGTGAAAG GCATGTGCAATGCTGCAACAAAAACAGAAGTGGCAAAATTTTGGGTTTTCCTTGCAGAAAGGGATCGAGCGGAACTGATCAAGAGAGGCggaaat cTGGAAAAACCTATATTTTCTCCAGTTTATGATTTAGAGGATATGACATATTCAAAAGCTGTTAACATGAGAG GTCTTCAGTATTTATTGTATGGTGTGAAAATGCTTATCGACAATTTCCCTGAATGTGTCAAGACTATAACCATCATAAACG CTCCTTTTTATTTCGCTTGGATCTACGCAGCCCTAAAGCGGATCCTTCCAACTACTGTCACCCAAAAGATGCGAATATTTGGCACTG AAGATTGGAAAGAAGCCTTGTTGAATGACGTGAACGCAGACGATTTGCCGGCTTACCTCGGAGGAAACAAGACGGATCCAGACGGAAACCCACATTGTGAAACCATT atCCAACATGGGAAACCAATACCCAAGAGCTATTACAGACAAAGTGGGAAGAGAAGATTGGCTCTGGCATCTGATGCTGAAAAACTCACTGTGTTGCCGTTCaacaaagaagaaataactttcgAAGTGAAGgaagaaaattcttatattgaatgGGAGTTCGAAATTAAGAAAGGAGATATTgagttttctttgaaatacaaAGCAGACCTTTCCGAAAATTCAGAGACTGTGGAACTCATTCCTAAACAAAGAATCGATACCTCTTTCGAATATGAGAAGGGGTGCTTTAAATGTGACAAAACAGGATACT atACAATGGTTTTTGACAATTACTACAGTTGGCTCCATTCGAAAGAGATATACTACAGAGCTAGTATTAGAATTCCAAAGAACGACGAAGTATACGAGTCAACATAA